One Vespula pensylvanica isolate Volc-1 chromosome 1, ASM1446617v1, whole genome shotgun sequence genomic region harbors:
- the LOC122638145 gene encoding large proline-rich protein BAG6 isoform X4: MIDLTVKTLDSQNHAFSLEDDQITVRRFKEHIAESVAVPADSQRLIYCGRVLQDEKKLNDYDVNGKVIHLVQSAPPQPGQRNNESGQSQGQQSQGWQNQQRPHYRFSHAQMHGNAMYLGAMSVPAEIVEGHGLPVPQLSNSLSNSRLIVAKRMLNRANELMDRLDDPTAPLHPSTSENNQSPLPQQIQVQEIETDQEELFRTAEGRQSAGTRLSEAVAAALGVAISASGASNVTLLRGSNDDANEARTASETQEDAEMEASAQSQSEQQGTSNASGQNNRRPHAQLPRPPQMAYLLDRLLSTQDRLRPYIERYRVLMLADPSLPPGAGPEGVEENQRIVDGVSECLHYISHSCHALSDIIVDMRQQPPRNLRCRPIIIQHSAIVQAGVPIQVEAHISLHGRNANNNNGNEETTESTNAQQPSDIVVASGSIEVTTEDNNQSQESNSSTPPSQPAEQQRPQEPSQSQFVFDLPNNVEVLMEVSPDSNMEASSGSEQNQTGRTSGNGAGIFPWGSAPTPDFLRNLMQAVAGHMAQGGIATVPITTRTTATTSAGVQQTVAATVDSTSTNAAQSTQARSNVGTHPTTATQTRSTSRPHVFHPSHPLGVGMGMGQGLEFDPFLPCNSHHVRRTPTSTPNVTATSQSTRASQTPAQETQPQAQTATTSSASSTASSTSTTSPTSSQGAANNPLANLLRQMLGGTSGQQTNININSNSSPDLPESFGNIMQMVGSGNIHIGIMGDGGTNVVGGNVTLANLLEISSLQSRENITEENLLAELALLIARYMTLEDLIRLRRGRSGPIARLRVPLRFLCCVIMNNSSMPEERDQVVERLILQIRPHLQQLLEREEDAGGRSGSSIDICATIESLLSRHCKDMLRLILDVAIDDRRFGEEILTIINNLGRQLCTVLRYSLRGGQAGLEAVACSCMCNMLGAVNPSFRQWMLNSFIVHFRTYSLRIPQPPDSEILPLLIYKENNAQTTSASSTSESAGSTQEQSQQQQQQQQQQQSQSQSQPQQQQQQQQSQHEPMETETVEEKSTNEASVPDEGEDIPETFPGHEALPSEWIPIIARDGVRQRRQLQMQGMANGAVTTFSDAYIGGLPTKRRKLIEQQKPRLLVSPTPNHSAITASVERLVREGVSRAGIEEVEGAAVAVATDPGVRRAFGQAIRDCLNPRRYGTPDFPDPLRFPNATKYFSDQERSSK; the protein is encoded by the exons ATGATCGACCTTACGGTGAAGACTTTAGATTCGCAGAATCATGCCTTCTCCTTGGAAGACGAC CAAATCACAGTACGTAGATTTAAAGAGCATATAGCAGAATCCGTAGCCGTGCCAGCCGATTCACAAAGACTTATTTATTGCGGAAGAGTTCTTcaagacgaaaagaaattgaatgatTATG ATGTAAATGGTAAAGTTATACATTTGGTGCAAAGTGCGCCGCCTCAACCTGGACAAAGAAACAATGAAAGTGGACAAAGTCAAGGACAACAAAGCCAAGGATGGCAAAACCAACAGAGACCCCATTATCGTTTCAGTCATGCTCAAATGCATGGAAATGCTATGTATTTAGGTGCCATGTCTGTACCAGCCGAAATCGTTGAGGGACATG GATTACCCGTGCCGCAATTAAGTAACAGTCTATCAAACAGCCGTTTAATAGTCGCAAAACGTATGCTCAATCGCGCCAACGAGTTGATGGATCGTCTTGACGACCCTACAGCGCCTCTACATCCGAGTACATCGGAGAATAATCAGTCTCCGTTACCACAGCAAATACAAGTACAAGAGATAGAAACTGATCAGGAAGA ACTTTTCAGAACTGCTGAAGGTCGACAATCTGCTGGGACTAGACTTTCGGAAGCTGTAGCGGCCGCGTTAGGAGTTGCCATCTCTGCTTCGGGTGCCAGCAACGTTACCTTATTAAGAG GAAGCAATGACGACGCCAACGAAGCAAGAACTGCAAGCGAGACACAAGAAGATGCTGAAATGGAAGCATCCGCGCAATCACAAAGCGAACAACAGGGAACATCGAATGCGAGTGGACAGAATAATAGACGGCCTCACGCTCA aTTACCGCGACCTCCACAAATGGCATACTTGTTGGATAGATTATTGAGTACTCAAGATCGTTTAAGACCGTACATCGAACGTTACCGTGTACTTATGTTGGCTGACCCATCATTGCCTCCAGGA GCTGGGCCAGAAGGCGttgaagaaaatcaaagaataGTGGACGGCGTTAGTGAGTGTTTACATTACATATCGCATTCATGCCACGCTTTAAGCGATATAATCGTTGATATGAGACAGCAACCACCTAGAAATTTGCGATGTCGACCCATTATTATACAACACTCTGCTATCGTGCAAGCCGGTGTACCGATCCAGGTAGAG GCTCATATTAGTTTACATGGTCGcaatgcaaataataataacggtAACGAAGAAACCACCGAATCAACAAATGCGCAACAACCGTCGGATATCGTTGTAGCTTCGGGATCGATCGAAGTTACAACCGAGGATAATAATCAGTCTCAAGAATCTAATAGTAGTACACCGCCATCTCAACCGGCGGAACAACAGCGACCGCAAGAACCGTCGCAATCGCAATTTg TGTTCGACTTGCCGAACAACGTAGAAGTATTGATGGAAGTCAGTCCTGATAGTAACATGGAAGCTTCTTCCGGAAGCGAACAAAATCAGACTG GAAGAACAAGTGGAAACGGTGCTGGTATATTTCCATGGGGCTCGGCGCCCACGCCTGACTTTTTACGGAATTTGATGCAAGCAGTGGCTGGACATATGGCGCAAGGTGGTATAGCCACTGTTCCAATAACAACGCGCACCACAGCTACGACTTCAGCAGGAGTCCAACAAACGGTTGCCGCAACCGTGGATAGTACATCTACTAATGCTGCTCAAAGCACGCAAGCTCG AAGTAATGTAGGCACTCATCCAACTACCGCGACTCAAACACGCAGTACCTCGCGTCCACATGTATTCCATCCGTCACATCCGCTTGGCGTTGGAATGGGCATGGGTCAAGGACTCGAATTTGATCCATTTCTTCCTTGCAATTCTCATCATGTACGTCGTACACCAACCAGCACACCGAATGTCACGGCTACTTCGCAATCTACGAGAGCCAGTCAAACGCCTGCACAAGAAACTCAACCTCAGGCACAAAcgg CAACTACGTCCTCCGCAAGCAGTACCGCTAGTTCCACGAGCACAACTTCGCCAACTTCGAGTCAAGGTGCCGCAAATAATCCATTAGCGAACTTGTTACGTCAAATGCTAGGTGGCACCAGTGGACAACAAACcaacataaatattaacagTAACAGTA gTCCTGATCTACCTGAAAGCTTTGGAAACATAATGCAAATGGTTGGCAGTGGAAACATTCATATAGGAATCATGGGAGACGG AGGTACTAACGTAGTTGGTGGAAATGTAACTCTTgctaatttattagaaattagcTCTCTACAATCTCGTGAAAATATTACGGAAGAAAATTTACTCGCTGAACTCGCTTTGCTCATT GCACGTTACATGACTTTGGAAGATCTAATTCGATTAAGACGTGGAAGATCAGGACCTATCGCTAGACTTCGAGTTCCGTTAAGATTTTTATGCTGCGTGATCATGAACAATTCATCTATGCCCGAAGAACGAGATCAAGTAGTAGAACGTTTGATTTTGCAAATCAGACCACATCTTCAGCAACTTTTGGAGAGGGAAGAGGATGCTGGTGGCAGAAGTGGTTCGTCCATAGATATTTGTGCTACGAtcgaatcattattatcgCGGCACTGCAAAGACATGTTGAGACTCATACTCGATGTCG CTATCGACGACAGAAGATTCGGAGAAGAGATATTAactatcataaataatttggGAAGACAACTATGTACTGTACTTCGATATTCTCTTCGTGGAGGACAAGCGGGTTTAGAGGCTGTTGCTTGCAGTTGTATG TGCAATATGTTGGGTGCCGTTAATCCTTCGTTTCGGCAATGGATGTTGAACAGTTTCATCGTTCACTTTCGCACTTACTCGCTTCGTATTCCGCAACCTCCGGATTCAGAAATTCTTCcacttcttatatataaagaaaataatgcacAAACAACATCGGCATCTTCAACATCGGAATCAGCAGGTTCAACGCAAGAACAGtcacagcaacagcagcagcaacagcaacaacagcaatcTCAATCTCAATCGCAGccgcaacagcaacagcaacagcaacaatcGCAACACGAG CCGATGGAAACAGAAACtgtagaagaaaaatctaCTAATGAAGCGTCCGTACCCGATGAAGGGGAAGATATCCCAGAAACATTTCCAGGACATGAGGCGTTACCTTCG GAATGGATACCTATAATCGCACGTGATGGAGtaagacaacgacgacaattACAGATGCAAGGAATGGCGAATGGTGCTGTAACAACTTTCAGTGATGCATACATAGGTGGTTTACCAACAAAACGGCGCAAACTTATCGAACAGCAAAAGCCACGTTTATTAGTCAGTCCTACTCCTAATCATTCAGCCATAACTGCATCGGTCGAGCGTTTAGTCAGAGAAGGCGTTAGTCGTGCGGGTATCGAGGAAGTCGAAGGGGCTGCCGTTGCTGTAGCAACAGATCCTGGAGTTAGGCGTGCCTTTGGTCAAGCAATCAGAGACTGCTTAAATCCACGCAGATATGGTACCCCGGACTTTCCAGATCCATTACGTTTTCCAAACGcaactaaatatttttcagatcAAGAAAGATCAtcaaagtaa
- the LOC122638145 gene encoding large proline-rich protein BAG6 isoform X5, protein MIDLTVKTLDSQNHAFSLEDDQITVRRFKEHIAESVAVPADSQRLIYCGRVLQDEKKLNDYDVNGKVIHLVQSAPPQPGQRNNESGQSQGQQSQGWQNQQRPHYRFSHAQMHGNAMYLGAMSVPAEIVEGHGLPVPQLSNSLSNSRLIVAKRMLNRANELMDRLDDPTAPLHPSTSENNQSPLPQQIQVQEIETDQEELFRTAEGRQSAGTRLSEAVAAALGVAISASGASNVTLLRGSNDDANEARTASETQEDAEMEASAQSQSEQQGTSNASGQNNRRPHAQLPRPPQMAYLLDRLLSTQDRLRPYIERYRVLMLADPSLPPGAGPEGVEENQRIVDGVSECLHYISHSCHALSDIIVDMRQQPPRNLRCRPIIIQHSAIVQAGVPIQVEAHISLHGRNANNNNGNEETTESTNAQQPSDIVVASGSIEVTTEDNNQSQESNSSTPPSQPAEQQRPQEPSQSQFGRTSGNGAGIFPWGSAPTPDFLRNLMQAVAGHMAQGGIATVPITTRTTATTSAGVQQTVAATVDSTSTNAAQSTQARSNVGTHPTTATQTRSTSRPHVFHPSHPLGVGMGMGQGLEFDPFLPCNSHHVRRTPTSTPNVTATSQSTRASQTPAQETQPQAQTATTSSASSTASSTSTTSPTSSQGAANNPLANLLRQMLGGTSGQQTNININSNSSPDLPESFGNIMQMVGSGNIHIGIMGDGGTNVVGGNVTLANLLEISSLQSRENITEENLLAELALLIARYMTLEDLIRLRRGRSGPIARLRVPLRFLCCVIMNNSSMPEERDQVVERLILQIRPHLQQLLEREEDAGGRSGSSIDICATIESLLSRHCKDMLRLILDVAIDDRRFGEEILTIINNLGRQLCTVLRYSLRGGQAGLEAVACSCMCNMLGAVNPSFRQWMLNSFIVHFRTYSLRIPQPPDSEILPLLIYKENNAQTTSASSTSESAGSTQEQSQQQQQQQQQQQSQSQSQPQQQQQQQQSQHEPMETETVEEKSTNEASVPDEGEDIPETFPGHEALPSEWIPIIARDGVRQRRQLQMQGMANGAVTTFSDAYIGGLPTKRRKLIEQQKPRLLVSPTPNHSAITASVERLVREGVSRAGIEEVEGAAVAVATDPGVRRAFGQAIRDCLNPRRYGTPDFPDPLRFPNATKYFSDQERSSK, encoded by the exons ATGATCGACCTTACGGTGAAGACTTTAGATTCGCAGAATCATGCCTTCTCCTTGGAAGACGAC CAAATCACAGTACGTAGATTTAAAGAGCATATAGCAGAATCCGTAGCCGTGCCAGCCGATTCACAAAGACTTATTTATTGCGGAAGAGTTCTTcaagacgaaaagaaattgaatgatTATG ATGTAAATGGTAAAGTTATACATTTGGTGCAAAGTGCGCCGCCTCAACCTGGACAAAGAAACAATGAAAGTGGACAAAGTCAAGGACAACAAAGCCAAGGATGGCAAAACCAACAGAGACCCCATTATCGTTTCAGTCATGCTCAAATGCATGGAAATGCTATGTATTTAGGTGCCATGTCTGTACCAGCCGAAATCGTTGAGGGACATG GATTACCCGTGCCGCAATTAAGTAACAGTCTATCAAACAGCCGTTTAATAGTCGCAAAACGTATGCTCAATCGCGCCAACGAGTTGATGGATCGTCTTGACGACCCTACAGCGCCTCTACATCCGAGTACATCGGAGAATAATCAGTCTCCGTTACCACAGCAAATACAAGTACAAGAGATAGAAACTGATCAGGAAGA ACTTTTCAGAACTGCTGAAGGTCGACAATCTGCTGGGACTAGACTTTCGGAAGCTGTAGCGGCCGCGTTAGGAGTTGCCATCTCTGCTTCGGGTGCCAGCAACGTTACCTTATTAAGAG GAAGCAATGACGACGCCAACGAAGCAAGAACTGCAAGCGAGACACAAGAAGATGCTGAAATGGAAGCATCCGCGCAATCACAAAGCGAACAACAGGGAACATCGAATGCGAGTGGACAGAATAATAGACGGCCTCACGCTCA aTTACCGCGACCTCCACAAATGGCATACTTGTTGGATAGATTATTGAGTACTCAAGATCGTTTAAGACCGTACATCGAACGTTACCGTGTACTTATGTTGGCTGACCCATCATTGCCTCCAGGA GCTGGGCCAGAAGGCGttgaagaaaatcaaagaataGTGGACGGCGTTAGTGAGTGTTTACATTACATATCGCATTCATGCCACGCTTTAAGCGATATAATCGTTGATATGAGACAGCAACCACCTAGAAATTTGCGATGTCGACCCATTATTATACAACACTCTGCTATCGTGCAAGCCGGTGTACCGATCCAGGTAGAG GCTCATATTAGTTTACATGGTCGcaatgcaaataataataacggtAACGAAGAAACCACCGAATCAACAAATGCGCAACAACCGTCGGATATCGTTGTAGCTTCGGGATCGATCGAAGTTACAACCGAGGATAATAATCAGTCTCAAGAATCTAATAGTAGTACACCGCCATCTCAACCGGCGGAACAACAGCGACCGCAAGAACCGTCGCAATCGCAATTTg GAAGAACAAGTGGAAACGGTGCTGGTATATTTCCATGGGGCTCGGCGCCCACGCCTGACTTTTTACGGAATTTGATGCAAGCAGTGGCTGGACATATGGCGCAAGGTGGTATAGCCACTGTTCCAATAACAACGCGCACCACAGCTACGACTTCAGCAGGAGTCCAACAAACGGTTGCCGCAACCGTGGATAGTACATCTACTAATGCTGCTCAAAGCACGCAAGCTCG AAGTAATGTAGGCACTCATCCAACTACCGCGACTCAAACACGCAGTACCTCGCGTCCACATGTATTCCATCCGTCACATCCGCTTGGCGTTGGAATGGGCATGGGTCAAGGACTCGAATTTGATCCATTTCTTCCTTGCAATTCTCATCATGTACGTCGTACACCAACCAGCACACCGAATGTCACGGCTACTTCGCAATCTACGAGAGCCAGTCAAACGCCTGCACAAGAAACTCAACCTCAGGCACAAAcgg CAACTACGTCCTCCGCAAGCAGTACCGCTAGTTCCACGAGCACAACTTCGCCAACTTCGAGTCAAGGTGCCGCAAATAATCCATTAGCGAACTTGTTACGTCAAATGCTAGGTGGCACCAGTGGACAACAAACcaacataaatattaacagTAACAGTA gTCCTGATCTACCTGAAAGCTTTGGAAACATAATGCAAATGGTTGGCAGTGGAAACATTCATATAGGAATCATGGGAGACGG AGGTACTAACGTAGTTGGTGGAAATGTAACTCTTgctaatttattagaaattagcTCTCTACAATCTCGTGAAAATATTACGGAAGAAAATTTACTCGCTGAACTCGCTTTGCTCATT GCACGTTACATGACTTTGGAAGATCTAATTCGATTAAGACGTGGAAGATCAGGACCTATCGCTAGACTTCGAGTTCCGTTAAGATTTTTATGCTGCGTGATCATGAACAATTCATCTATGCCCGAAGAACGAGATCAAGTAGTAGAACGTTTGATTTTGCAAATCAGACCACATCTTCAGCAACTTTTGGAGAGGGAAGAGGATGCTGGTGGCAGAAGTGGTTCGTCCATAGATATTTGTGCTACGAtcgaatcattattatcgCGGCACTGCAAAGACATGTTGAGACTCATACTCGATGTCG CTATCGACGACAGAAGATTCGGAGAAGAGATATTAactatcataaataatttggGAAGACAACTATGTACTGTACTTCGATATTCTCTTCGTGGAGGACAAGCGGGTTTAGAGGCTGTTGCTTGCAGTTGTATG TGCAATATGTTGGGTGCCGTTAATCCTTCGTTTCGGCAATGGATGTTGAACAGTTTCATCGTTCACTTTCGCACTTACTCGCTTCGTATTCCGCAACCTCCGGATTCAGAAATTCTTCcacttcttatatataaagaaaataatgcacAAACAACATCGGCATCTTCAACATCGGAATCAGCAGGTTCAACGCAAGAACAGtcacagcaacagcagcagcaacagcaacaacagcaatcTCAATCTCAATCGCAGccgcaacagcaacagcaacagcaacaatcGCAACACGAG CCGATGGAAACAGAAACtgtagaagaaaaatctaCTAATGAAGCGTCCGTACCCGATGAAGGGGAAGATATCCCAGAAACATTTCCAGGACATGAGGCGTTACCTTCG GAATGGATACCTATAATCGCACGTGATGGAGtaagacaacgacgacaattACAGATGCAAGGAATGGCGAATGGTGCTGTAACAACTTTCAGTGATGCATACATAGGTGGTTTACCAACAAAACGGCGCAAACTTATCGAACAGCAAAAGCCACGTTTATTAGTCAGTCCTACTCCTAATCATTCAGCCATAACTGCATCGGTCGAGCGTTTAGTCAGAGAAGGCGTTAGTCGTGCGGGTATCGAGGAAGTCGAAGGGGCTGCCGTTGCTGTAGCAACAGATCCTGGAGTTAGGCGTGCCTTTGGTCAAGCAATCAGAGACTGCTTAAATCCACGCAGATATGGTACCCCGGACTTTCCAGATCCATTACGTTTTCCAAACGcaactaaatatttttcagatcAAGAAAGATCAtcaaagtaa
- the LOC122638145 gene encoding large proline-rich protein BAG6 isoform X1, translated as MIDLTVKTLDSQNHAFSLEDDQITVRRFKEHIAESVAVPADSQRLIYCGRVLQDEKKLNDYDVNGKVIHLVQSAPPQPGQRNNESGQSQGQQSQGWQNQQRPHYRFSHAQMHGNAMYLGAMSVPAEIVEGHGLPVPQLSNSLSNSRLIVAKRMLNRANELMDRLDDPTAPLHPSTSENNQSPLPQQIQVQEIETDQEELFRTAEGRQSAGTRLSEAVAAALGVAISASGASNVTLLRGSNDDANEARTASETQEDAEMEASAQSQSEQQGTSNASGQNNRRPHAQLPRPPQMAYLLDRLLSTQDRLRPYIERYRVLMLADPSLPPGAGPEGVEENQRIVDGVSECLHYISHSCHALSDIIVDMRQQPPRNLRCRPIIIQHSAIVQAGVPIQVEAHISLHGRNANNNNGNEETTESTNAQQPSDIVVASGSIEVTTEDNNQSQESNSSTPPSQPAEQQRPQEPSQSQFVFDLPNNVEVLMEVSPDSNMEASSGSEQNQTGENNNNNNAGRTSGNGAGIFPWGSAPTPDFLRNLMQAVAGHMAQGGIATVPITTRTTATTSAGVQQTVAATVDSTSTNAAQSTQARSNVGTHPTTATQTRSTSRPHVFHPSHPLGVGMGMGQGLEFDPFLPCNSHHVRRTPTSTPNVTATSQSTRASQTPAQETQPQAQTATTSSASSTASSTSTTSPTSSQGAANNPLANLLRQMLGGTSGQQTNININSNSSPDLPESFGNIMQMVGSGNIHIGIMGDGGTNVVGGNVTLANLLEISSLQSRENITEENLLAELALLIARYMTLEDLIRLRRGRSGPIARLRVPLRFLCCVIMNNSSMPEERDQVVERLILQIRPHLQQLLEREEDAGGRSGSSIDICATIESLLSRHCKDMLRLILDVAIDDRRFGEEILTIINNLGRQLCTVLRYSLRGGQAGLEAVACSCMCNMLGAVNPSFRQWMLNSFIVHFRTYSLRIPQPPDSEILPLLIYKENNAQTTSASSTSESAGSTQEQSQQQQQQQQQQQSQSQSQPQQQQQQQQSQHEPMETETVEEKSTNEASVPDEGEDIPETFPGHEALPSEWIPIIARDGVRQRRQLQMQGMANGAVTTFSDAYIGGLPTKRRKLIEQQKPRLLVSPTPNHSAITASVERLVREGVSRAGIEEVEGAAVAVATDPGVRRAFGQAIRDCLNPRRYGTPDFPDPLRFPNATKYFSDQERSSK; from the exons ATGATCGACCTTACGGTGAAGACTTTAGATTCGCAGAATCATGCCTTCTCCTTGGAAGACGAC CAAATCACAGTACGTAGATTTAAAGAGCATATAGCAGAATCCGTAGCCGTGCCAGCCGATTCACAAAGACTTATTTATTGCGGAAGAGTTCTTcaagacgaaaagaaattgaatgatTATG ATGTAAATGGTAAAGTTATACATTTGGTGCAAAGTGCGCCGCCTCAACCTGGACAAAGAAACAATGAAAGTGGACAAAGTCAAGGACAACAAAGCCAAGGATGGCAAAACCAACAGAGACCCCATTATCGTTTCAGTCATGCTCAAATGCATGGAAATGCTATGTATTTAGGTGCCATGTCTGTACCAGCCGAAATCGTTGAGGGACATG GATTACCCGTGCCGCAATTAAGTAACAGTCTATCAAACAGCCGTTTAATAGTCGCAAAACGTATGCTCAATCGCGCCAACGAGTTGATGGATCGTCTTGACGACCCTACAGCGCCTCTACATCCGAGTACATCGGAGAATAATCAGTCTCCGTTACCACAGCAAATACAAGTACAAGAGATAGAAACTGATCAGGAAGA ACTTTTCAGAACTGCTGAAGGTCGACAATCTGCTGGGACTAGACTTTCGGAAGCTGTAGCGGCCGCGTTAGGAGTTGCCATCTCTGCTTCGGGTGCCAGCAACGTTACCTTATTAAGAG GAAGCAATGACGACGCCAACGAAGCAAGAACTGCAAGCGAGACACAAGAAGATGCTGAAATGGAAGCATCCGCGCAATCACAAAGCGAACAACAGGGAACATCGAATGCGAGTGGACAGAATAATAGACGGCCTCACGCTCA aTTACCGCGACCTCCACAAATGGCATACTTGTTGGATAGATTATTGAGTACTCAAGATCGTTTAAGACCGTACATCGAACGTTACCGTGTACTTATGTTGGCTGACCCATCATTGCCTCCAGGA GCTGGGCCAGAAGGCGttgaagaaaatcaaagaataGTGGACGGCGTTAGTGAGTGTTTACATTACATATCGCATTCATGCCACGCTTTAAGCGATATAATCGTTGATATGAGACAGCAACCACCTAGAAATTTGCGATGTCGACCCATTATTATACAACACTCTGCTATCGTGCAAGCCGGTGTACCGATCCAGGTAGAG GCTCATATTAGTTTACATGGTCGcaatgcaaataataataacggtAACGAAGAAACCACCGAATCAACAAATGCGCAACAACCGTCGGATATCGTTGTAGCTTCGGGATCGATCGAAGTTACAACCGAGGATAATAATCAGTCTCAAGAATCTAATAGTAGTACACCGCCATCTCAACCGGCGGAACAACAGCGACCGCAAGAACCGTCGCAATCGCAATTTg TGTTCGACTTGCCGAACAACGTAGAAGTATTGATGGAAGTCAGTCCTGATAGTAACATGGAAGCTTCTTCCGGAAGCGAACAAAATCAGACTGgtgaaaacaataataataacaatgctG GAAGAACAAGTGGAAACGGTGCTGGTATATTTCCATGGGGCTCGGCGCCCACGCCTGACTTTTTACGGAATTTGATGCAAGCAGTGGCTGGACATATGGCGCAAGGTGGTATAGCCACTGTTCCAATAACAACGCGCACCACAGCTACGACTTCAGCAGGAGTCCAACAAACGGTTGCCGCAACCGTGGATAGTACATCTACTAATGCTGCTCAAAGCACGCAAGCTCG AAGTAATGTAGGCACTCATCCAACTACCGCGACTCAAACACGCAGTACCTCGCGTCCACATGTATTCCATCCGTCACATCCGCTTGGCGTTGGAATGGGCATGGGTCAAGGACTCGAATTTGATCCATTTCTTCCTTGCAATTCTCATCATGTACGTCGTACACCAACCAGCACACCGAATGTCACGGCTACTTCGCAATCTACGAGAGCCAGTCAAACGCCTGCACAAGAAACTCAACCTCAGGCACAAAcgg CAACTACGTCCTCCGCAAGCAGTACCGCTAGTTCCACGAGCACAACTTCGCCAACTTCGAGTCAAGGTGCCGCAAATAATCCATTAGCGAACTTGTTACGTCAAATGCTAGGTGGCACCAGTGGACAACAAACcaacataaatattaacagTAACAGTA gTCCTGATCTACCTGAAAGCTTTGGAAACATAATGCAAATGGTTGGCAGTGGAAACATTCATATAGGAATCATGGGAGACGG AGGTACTAACGTAGTTGGTGGAAATGTAACTCTTgctaatttattagaaattagcTCTCTACAATCTCGTGAAAATATTACGGAAGAAAATTTACTCGCTGAACTCGCTTTGCTCATT GCACGTTACATGACTTTGGAAGATCTAATTCGATTAAGACGTGGAAGATCAGGACCTATCGCTAGACTTCGAGTTCCGTTAAGATTTTTATGCTGCGTGATCATGAACAATTCATCTATGCCCGAAGAACGAGATCAAGTAGTAGAACGTTTGATTTTGCAAATCAGACCACATCTTCAGCAACTTTTGGAGAGGGAAGAGGATGCTGGTGGCAGAAGTGGTTCGTCCATAGATATTTGTGCTACGAtcgaatcattattatcgCGGCACTGCAAAGACATGTTGAGACTCATACTCGATGTCG CTATCGACGACAGAAGATTCGGAGAAGAGATATTAactatcataaataatttggGAAGACAACTATGTACTGTACTTCGATATTCTCTTCGTGGAGGACAAGCGGGTTTAGAGGCTGTTGCTTGCAGTTGTATG TGCAATATGTTGGGTGCCGTTAATCCTTCGTTTCGGCAATGGATGTTGAACAGTTTCATCGTTCACTTTCGCACTTACTCGCTTCGTATTCCGCAACCTCCGGATTCAGAAATTCTTCcacttcttatatataaagaaaataatgcacAAACAACATCGGCATCTTCAACATCGGAATCAGCAGGTTCAACGCAAGAACAGtcacagcaacagcagcagcaacagcaacaacagcaatcTCAATCTCAATCGCAGccgcaacagcaacagcaacagcaacaatcGCAACACGAG CCGATGGAAACAGAAACtgtagaagaaaaatctaCTAATGAAGCGTCCGTACCCGATGAAGGGGAAGATATCCCAGAAACATTTCCAGGACATGAGGCGTTACCTTCG GAATGGATACCTATAATCGCACGTGATGGAGtaagacaacgacgacaattACAGATGCAAGGAATGGCGAATGGTGCTGTAACAACTTTCAGTGATGCATACATAGGTGGTTTACCAACAAAACGGCGCAAACTTATCGAACAGCAAAAGCCACGTTTATTAGTCAGTCCTACTCCTAATCATTCAGCCATAACTGCATCGGTCGAGCGTTTAGTCAGAGAAGGCGTTAGTCGTGCGGGTATCGAGGAAGTCGAAGGGGCTGCCGTTGCTGTAGCAACAGATCCTGGAGTTAGGCGTGCCTTTGGTCAAGCAATCAGAGACTGCTTAAATCCACGCAGATATGGTACCCCGGACTTTCCAGATCCATTACGTTTTCCAAACGcaactaaatatttttcagatcAAGAAAGATCAtcaaagtaa